Proteins co-encoded in one Oikeobacillus pervagus genomic window:
- a CDS encoding TIGR02680 family protein encodes MSDTKWMMNRAGLVNFWYYDEEIFHFRDGKLLLRGSNGSGKSVTMQSFLPVLLDGKKSPDRLDPFGSKARKMEDYLLGEKEVVNRDERTGYLFIEYKKQGTNQYITTGIGMQAKRNKGIKSWYFLLTDQRRIGQDFYLAQKHAGEKIPLSAKELENRIAQGGYVVHTQREYMELVNKYVFGFHSIEAYEDLIKLLIQLRSPKLSKDFKPTVIYEILESALPPLTDDELRHLSDTIENMDQAQQQLEQLEREADSIQRLESVYNTYNQYILAERANQWQRAENRSVAAAKKVGELTKHYEEFDLEIDQLSTNQQRFQQQKDVAEQERNSLQKHEVWSLEEEKAKKEEEAISLFHEIKKLESKWEDQNKKLHDYWKRKEKSELELAKQEQKANELLDELSLDADEAAFDQHHVNLDDYERQARAEDFDFTVWLKEANEHQTLLNSLEKHAEEIERLGVEHSRLQRQSSEKKQELDERQKEVDHLQEWFDDQHQQLESVVFRWMEEHPELVYSPHLQQEIARSLQGLYEKNRFDEVRDKLYVAIHEYEAEVKKDKAIIQEKIKGKQVEMNEVEEELHRIKTQKLLEPEREKGTELHRETLNEKGQAYLPFYAAVEFREHVTEEQRERIESALKKTGILDSLITDQSLSPKEDAVIIPEPTLLGHTLADYLMPDLDGGSPITKERVDEVLRSIPLEKEGSGFHVDIDGTYSIGCLVGHAPNEGSSKFIGRTSRKRHQRELIQLWTEKLLKLQDQLDELKKNLHTLEENLQLVEMWKKELPSDRELIELHEQILKKKQEVRNIQEQLREIDDNWKHVHEKWTTAKKLLREQGIHLNIELTLEKIQEACSAVRSYLNFLHQFTRVSLQVSFTKKELASIAHRITEIEEELDMIKGEQNSKNAQLHQTKVLIQSIEQQLQLKGIDEVRQRIQEVQHLLKEAEEQLNMILSTLPKKRAEQDRCLEKLTEAQQEYRFWRNMTHEWKQVVEEEINRGFLEVKDVDASAILQQYEKVFSKYDRSKLLEQLTKVFFNEQVHLTEYRMFEFTEEVDTPEWFQEKFGEYYEPFMNEWHSLKSRRLIKLDYRGQRVSPYYVSSILKKELADQQGWLDEQDRKLYEDIIVNTVGIILRNRIKRAQKWVKEMDKIMADRDNSSGLIFSIAWKPLTAESEQELDTKDLVQLLQRNSKFLSEDDLNRITKHFQSRIAKAKELIQLRNEGTTLHQVLKEVLDYRKWFTFVLSFSRVNEPKRELTNNAFFKFSGGEKAMAMYIPLFTAAYSRYKEAGKMAPYIISLDEAFAGVDENNIRDMFEVVEQLGFNYIMNSQALWGDYDTVSSLSIAELVRPKNADFVTVIRYEWDGLQKSLVVDENQLEKGFVRNES; translated from the coding sequence ATGTCGGATACAAAATGGATGATGAATCGGGCGGGGCTTGTGAACTTCTGGTATTACGATGAAGAAATCTTTCATTTCCGGGATGGCAAGCTATTATTAAGAGGTTCAAATGGTTCAGGAAAATCTGTTACGATGCAAAGTTTTCTACCGGTTTTGTTAGATGGGAAGAAATCACCTGATCGGTTAGACCCTTTTGGTTCTAAAGCGAGAAAAATGGAAGATTACTTGCTAGGTGAGAAAGAAGTAGTGAATCGGGATGAACGAACAGGCTATTTATTTATCGAATATAAAAAACAAGGAACGAACCAGTATATTACAACTGGAATAGGCATGCAGGCAAAGCGAAATAAGGGAATTAAATCTTGGTATTTTCTTTTAACAGATCAGCGTAGAATAGGGCAGGATTTTTACCTTGCTCAAAAGCATGCTGGAGAAAAGATCCCATTATCCGCGAAAGAATTGGAGAATCGAATTGCTCAAGGGGGATATGTTGTCCATACTCAGAGAGAGTATATGGAACTTGTTAATAAATATGTCTTTGGCTTTCATTCTATTGAGGCATATGAAGATTTGATCAAACTATTGATTCAGTTAAGAAGTCCGAAGCTTTCGAAGGATTTTAAGCCTACTGTTATTTACGAAATATTAGAATCTGCCTTGCCGCCATTGACAGATGATGAATTACGTCACCTATCTGATACGATTGAGAATATGGATCAGGCACAACAGCAATTGGAGCAGCTTGAAAGAGAGGCAGATTCCATCCAAAGATTGGAATCTGTCTATAATACGTATAATCAATACATATTAGCGGAACGAGCAAATCAGTGGCAGCGTGCTGAGAATAGAAGTGTAGCAGCGGCCAAGAAAGTGGGAGAGTTAACGAAGCATTATGAAGAATTTGATTTGGAGATTGATCAATTATCTACAAATCAGCAAAGATTTCAACAGCAAAAGGATGTAGCAGAACAAGAAAGAAACTCCTTACAGAAACATGAAGTTTGGTCATTAGAAGAGGAAAAGGCAAAGAAAGAAGAGGAAGCAATATCACTATTTCATGAAATTAAGAAATTGGAAAGCAAGTGGGAAGATCAGAATAAAAAACTTCATGACTACTGGAAAAGGAAAGAAAAGTCAGAGTTAGAGCTTGCTAAACAAGAACAAAAAGCAAATGAGTTACTGGACGAGTTATCCTTGGATGCAGATGAGGCCGCTTTTGATCAACATCACGTCAATTTGGATGATTATGAACGACAAGCTAGAGCGGAGGATTTTGATTTTACCGTATGGTTGAAGGAAGCAAATGAACATCAAACCCTTTTAAACTCGTTAGAAAAGCATGCAGAAGAGATTGAACGATTAGGGGTGGAACATTCTCGACTCCAACGTCAATCATCTGAAAAGAAACAGGAGTTAGATGAACGTCAAAAGGAAGTAGATCATTTGCAAGAATGGTTCGATGATCAACATCAACAGCTTGAGAGCGTCGTTTTTCGTTGGATGGAAGAGCATCCAGAACTTGTCTACTCTCCCCATCTACAACAGGAAATAGCAAGATCCTTACAAGGACTTTACGAAAAAAATCGTTTTGATGAGGTTCGGGATAAGCTGTATGTGGCTATCCATGAATACGAAGCAGAAGTGAAGAAGGATAAGGCTATTATTCAAGAGAAAATAAAAGGGAAGCAAGTAGAAATGAATGAAGTAGAGGAGGAACTGCATCGAATTAAAACACAAAAATTATTAGAACCTGAGAGAGAAAAAGGAACGGAACTCCATCGTGAAACATTAAATGAAAAGGGTCAAGCCTATTTGCCATTCTATGCTGCAGTTGAGTTTCGAGAGCATGTTACGGAAGAGCAAAGGGAACGAATAGAATCTGCTTTGAAAAAGACCGGGATCCTCGACAGTTTGATCACGGATCAGTCCTTATCACCGAAAGAGGATGCGGTCATCATTCCAGAGCCTACCCTTTTAGGACATACACTAGCTGACTACTTAATGCCCGATTTAGATGGAGGGAGTCCAATAACAAAGGAAAGGGTAGATGAAGTACTTAGAAGTATTCCCCTTGAAAAAGAGGGAAGTGGTTTTCATGTGGATATCGATGGAACCTATTCAATTGGTTGTCTAGTCGGTCATGCTCCAAATGAAGGATCGTCCAAATTCATCGGTCGTACTTCGCGAAAACGTCATCAACGAGAGCTCATTCAGCTTTGGACTGAAAAGCTTCTGAAACTTCAAGATCAACTAGATGAATTAAAAAAGAACTTACACACACTGGAGGAAAATCTACAGTTAGTGGAAATGTGGAAAAAAGAGCTTCCTAGCGATCGCGAATTAATCGAGCTACATGAACAAATTTTAAAGAAAAAACAAGAAGTAAGAAACATCCAAGAACAATTGCGTGAAATTGATGACAACTGGAAGCATGTACATGAAAAATGGACGACCGCAAAAAAACTACTTCGAGAACAAGGGATTCATTTGAACATTGAATTAACATTAGAGAAGATTCAGGAGGCATGTTCGGCTGTTAGAAGTTATCTCAATTTTTTACATCAATTTACACGTGTTTCCCTACAGGTTTCCTTTACCAAAAAGGAACTGGCTTCCATCGCTCATCGAATAACAGAAATAGAAGAAGAACTGGATATGATAAAGGGAGAGCAAAATAGTAAAAATGCTCAGTTACATCAAACAAAGGTTCTGATTCAATCGATTGAACAGCAGTTGCAATTAAAAGGCATTGATGAGGTAAGACAGCGTATTCAAGAGGTTCAGCATTTATTGAAAGAAGCAGAGGAACAATTGAACATGATATTATCCACTCTTCCTAAAAAAAGAGCGGAACAAGACAGATGTTTGGAAAAGCTGACAGAGGCCCAGCAGGAATATAGATTTTGGAGAAATATGACACATGAATGGAAACAAGTCGTTGAAGAGGAAATCAATAGAGGCTTTTTGGAAGTGAAGGATGTAGATGCTTCTGCCATTTTACAACAATATGAAAAGGTATTCTCAAAATATGATCGCTCAAAACTATTGGAACAATTAACAAAAGTATTTTTCAATGAACAAGTCCATTTAACAGAATACAGAATGTTTGAATTTACTGAAGAAGTCGATACTCCTGAATGGTTTCAAGAAAAATTCGGGGAATATTATGAGCCATTTATGAATGAATGGCATTCTTTAAAAAGCAGACGTTTGATTAAATTAGATTATAGAGGGCAGCGGGTTAGTCCTTATTATGTTTCATCGATCCTTAAGAAGGAGTTAGCGGACCAACAAGGCTGGCTTGATGAGCAAGACCGAAAGCTTTACGAGGATATTATTGTCAATACTGTTGGGATCATTCTACGTAATCGAATTAAGCGGGCACAAAAATGGGTGAAAGAGATGGATAAAATTATGGCAGACCGTGATAATTCATCAGGCTTAATTTTTTCCATTGCTTGGAAGCCATTAACAGCAGAGTCCGAGCAAGAATTAGATACGAAAGATCTCGTACAACTTTTACAACGGAACAGCAAGTTTTTAAGTGAAGATGATTTAAATCGAATTACAAAGCATTTCCAATCTCGCATCGCTAAAGCGAAAGAGCTTATTCAACTACGGAATGAAGGAACCACTCTTCATCAAGTGTTAAAAGAGGTGTTAGACTATCGGAAATGGTTCACCTTTGTCCTTTCTTTTAGTCGAGTGAATGAGCCAAAACGCGAGTTAACGAATAATGCCTTTTTTAAATTTAGTGGAGGAGAAAAGGCGATGGCCATGTATATTCCATTATTTACAGCTGCCTATTCACGTTATAAGGAAGCTGGTAAAATGGCTCCGTACATTATTTCTTTAGATGAAGCATTTGCAGGGGTGGATGAAAATAATATTCGCGATATGTTTGAGGTCGTAGAACAGCTTGGATTTAATTATATTATGAATTCACAAGCACTTTGGGGTGATTATGATACAGTTTCAAGTTTATCCATTGCTGAATTAGTGCGGCCCAAAAATGCCGATTTTGTGACGGTCATTCGTTATGAGTGGGACGGATTGCAGAAATCATTAGTTGTTGATGAGAATCAATTGGAGAAGGGCTTTGTTAGGAATGAATCATAA
- a CDS encoding TIGR02678 family protein — translation MKIEQTLEFDEKAIQGMDLLFHQYWILRAEHPEWYQLIREREKVLRRYINDKFGLRLIVHQHFIKLEKIPVQPERWMGIQHFQEPMDYAIFCCALSFLEGKSVDEQFLLSELCQEIQADFPGEFELDWTLYIHRKSLIRAVKILIDFQLIRTIDGDIGRFDHNEEQEVLYEATIYSRYFMRVYPDDFTSFKHWSELLKEDWKLNQEDERRKRVYRKLFFSPGLHRIDKQDPDFAYIRNYRNRLSEDIENHSDYKLHVYKNTAFLSVSEPKQYQQVYPTSKASSDIILQFAKYLHEHLDQFKPKENGEIVMTEGEMDGAVETLRKQFEKGWSKYFREKSTNAIRMELIEAMKDWMMVEVDEESSFIKLKPLLGVLTGTFPEDYKGEEN, via the coding sequence ATGAAAATCGAACAAACGTTAGAGTTTGATGAAAAAGCGATTCAAGGAATGGATTTATTATTTCATCAATATTGGATATTACGAGCGGAACATCCAGAGTGGTATCAGCTTATTCGAGAGCGAGAAAAGGTCTTGCGACGTTACATTAATGATAAGTTTGGATTACGGCTTATTGTGCATCAACATTTTATCAAGCTTGAAAAAATCCCTGTTCAACCGGAAAGATGGATGGGAATCCAACATTTCCAGGAGCCAATGGATTATGCGATTTTTTGTTGTGCTCTATCATTTTTAGAAGGTAAATCGGTGGACGAGCAATTTTTATTATCTGAACTATGTCAAGAGATTCAAGCGGACTTCCCTGGAGAGTTTGAGTTAGACTGGACACTTTATATTCATCGTAAATCTCTTATTCGAGCTGTAAAAATATTAATCGACTTCCAATTGATTCGGACGATTGATGGGGATATTGGACGATTTGATCATAATGAAGAACAAGAAGTCCTTTATGAAGCGACCATTTACAGCCGTTATTTCATGAGGGTCTACCCAGATGATTTTACGAGTTTTAAACATTGGAGTGAGTTGTTAAAAGAGGACTGGAAACTAAATCAAGAAGATGAACGTAGAAAACGGGTCTACCGTAAACTATTCTTCTCTCCAGGATTGCATCGGATTGATAAACAGGACCCCGACTTTGCTTATATTCGAAATTACCGAAACCGTCTATCAGAGGATATAGAAAATCATAGCGATTATAAGCTTCATGTATATAAAAATACGGCATTCTTATCAGTCTCAGAACCGAAACAATACCAACAAGTGTATCCCACATCTAAAGCATCGAGTGATATTATTCTTCAATTCGCAAAATATTTACATGAGCATTTAGATCAGTTTAAACCGAAGGAAAATGGTGAGATTGTAATGACGGAAGGGGAAATGGATGGAGCCGTCGAAACCCTCCGCAAGCAATTCGAGAAGGGTTGGTCGAAATATTTTCGAGAAAAATCTACGAATGCCATTCGGATGGAATTAATAGAAGCTATGAAAGATTGGATGATGGTAGAAGTAGATGAAGAAAGTTCTTTCATTAAATTGAAACCACTGTTAGGGGTGCTAACAGGGACATTTCCAGAAGATTATAAAGGAGAGGAAAATTGA